AGCATTTGTCGGACTCGGTTCGTTGTACCCGGTGACTGCTGTCGACAGGAGGGCCCCCGCCGTGCCGATCTTCGTTGTGATCCTGCTCGCCGTGGCGGCCGAGATCGCCGTGCTGGTCGCTCTCGGCCAGGCGATCGGGGTGCTGCCCACCCTCGGTCTGCTGGTGGCCGCTGCGGTGCTGGGCGGCTGGCTGCTGCGCCGCGAGGGCCGGCGCACGCTGGGCGAGCTGCGGGAGGCCGCCCGGTCCCAGCGGTCGCCGGACCGGGAGATCTCCGACGGCGTGCTCATCGCCGCCGCGGGCCTGCTGATCATCCTGCCCGGGCTGATCAGCGACGTGGCGGGCCTGCTGCTGCTCGTCCCGCCGATCAGGTCGGCGCTGCGCGGGCGGATGCTGCGCGCGGCCGAGCGGCGCTCCCAGCAGGTGCAGGACCAGCTGTGGCTGCACACCCAGCGGGCCTACCGGCGGCGCGGTGCCACCGCCCCGGGCGGGGACGTGATCGACGGAGAGGTGGTCTCGGTCACCGAGGAGGACGCAGACGTCCCGGACGGCGAGCCGAAGTCGTTGCCGCCGCAGTGATCTGCGCAGGCAGGACGCTCGGACGAGCAGTCGCGCGGCTGATCGGGTCGGCGGTCCGCTCGGGGTTCCGCGGTGGCGGGTAAGCTCGCCCGAACCAGCCCACCCACCGGCGCCGCGCGTCGGTCACCATCGCAGCGAGAACCCGAGACGGGGAAGCACGAAGTACATGTCCGAGACCACGTTGTTGCTCGGCGGGCGCATCTACTCGCCTGCCGACGCCGCCGCCACGGCGATGGCCGTGACCGAGGGCACCATCTCCTGGCTCGGCTCCGACGAGGTCGGCCGCGCGCTGCACCCCGACGCCGAGGTCATCGACCTGGAAGGGGCGTTCGTCACCCCGGCGTTCGTCGACGCGCACGTGCACGCGACCTCCACCGGCCTGCTGCTCAACGGACTGGACCTGACCGGCTGCGCGTCGCTGACGGAGTTCCTGCACGCGCTGCGCGACCACGTGGCCGAGTACCCGGGCGCGCTGGTGTGGGGGCACGGGTGGGACGAGACCTGGTGGCCGGAACGCCGTCCGCCCACGCGCGAGGAGATCGACACCGCGGCCGGCGGCGCCCCGGTGTACCTGTCCCGGATCGACGTGCACTCCGCGCTGGTGTCCACCACGCTGGTGGACCGCGCGCCGCTGGCGCGGGGCGCGGAGGGCTGGAGCGACTCCGGCCCGCTGACCCGCGTGGCGCACCACCACGTGCGCCGGGCCGCGCGCGAGAGCCTCGGCTCTGGGCAGCGCAAGGAGGCCCAGCTG
This region of Saccharopolyspora hordei genomic DNA includes:
- a CDS encoding FxsA family protein, with the protein product MPIFVVILLAVAAEIAVLVALGQAIGVLPTLGLLVAAAVLGGWLLRREGRRTLGELREAARSQRSPDREISDGVLIAAAGLLIILPGLISDVAGLLLLVPPIRSALRGRMLRAAERRSQQVQDQLWLHTQRAYRRRGATAPGGDVIDGEVVSVTEEDADVPDGEPKSLPPQ